A single region of the Biomaibacter acetigenes genome encodes:
- a CDS encoding TRAP transporter substrate-binding protein, translated as MHLKKFLVICLVLLLSVSLLAGCGQKAQQPQQSQSNSQPSGSNQSGSQDKIIIKLGDVLAEDHPHTQAYHFFAKRMSELTNGKVEVQVFPNSQLGNQRDMVEGMQMGTLQMGKSMMTVLSGFLPEVQVFDLPYIFRDRDHFYKVLDGPIGQSFLHEKLPKIGLIGVALFDAGVRSVYNSKRPIKTLDDMKGLKLRVPESPIYIDMMFAFGATGTPMAVGEMYTALQTHVIDGAENAPIFYNSQKHYEVSKYFSYTNHIMTPDVLLMSKKFYDTLPKDVQEAVLKAGLEAQQYERKLWQDLENKTIEELKAKGVEFNEVDTTPFKEAAKKVWEKYQDKLGKDLIQQIVDTK; from the coding sequence ATGCATCTTAAAAAATTTCTTGTAATTTGTCTAGTTTTACTACTTTCAGTATCTCTTCTTGCAGGTTGTGGCCAGAAGGCCCAGCAGCCCCAGCAGAGCCAGAGCAATAGTCAACCTTCGGGTAGTAACCAGTCGGGTAGCCAGGATAAAATCATTATTAAGCTTGGCGACGTGCTGGCAGAAGATCACCCTCATACCCAGGCTTACCATTTCTTTGCAAAAAGGATGAGTGAACTCACCAACGGAAAAGTTGAAGTCCAGGTATTTCCAAACTCACAGCTTGGCAACCAGAGGGATATGGTAGAGGGTATGCAGATGGGTACCCTTCAGATGGGCAAATCCATGATGACGGTGCTCTCCGGTTTTCTACCTGAAGTTCAGGTATTTGACCTGCCGTATATTTTCAGAGACAGAGACCATTTTTATAAGGTTCTGGATGGCCCCATAGGCCAGAGCTTCTTGCATGAGAAATTGCCTAAGATCGGTTTAATAGGTGTGGCGCTCTTTGATGCAGGTGTGAGAAGCGTGTATAATTCAAAAAGACCTATTAAGACATTGGATGACATGAAAGGCCTTAAACTTAGAGTTCCTGAAAGCCCCATTTATATCGATATGATGTTCGCTTTCGGTGCCACCGGAACACCCATGGCAGTTGGCGAAATGTATACTGCCCTTCAGACCCATGTAATCGATGGCGCAGAGAACGCCCCTATATTTTATAATTCTCAGAAACACTATGAAGTTTCAAAGTATTTCTCATATACAAACCATATCATGACTCCGGACGTTTTATTGATGAGCAAAAAATTCTATGATACTTTGCCAAAAGATGTTCAAGAAGCAGTATTAAAAGCCGGACTGGAAGCCCAGCAGTATGAGAGAAAACTATGGCAGGACCTTGAAAATAAGACTATAGAAGAACTGAAGGCCAAAGGTGTAGAATTCAATGAAGTTGATACTACCCCATTTAAGGAAGCTGCTAAAAAGGTATGGGAAAAATACCAGGATAAACTGGGCAAAGATTTGATCCAGCAGATTGTGGATACGAAGTAA
- a CDS encoding zinc-binding dehydrogenase — MMPFAMVLEEFNKPLVLREFPEPDLKPGEVLVKIEAAGVCGSDVHMWRGNDPRTPLPIILGHEGVGRVKKINGKKRTVLGEKIKEGDMILWNRGVSCGHCYFCSVKKEPSLCTNRWVYGINVSCGEPPHLKGCYAEEVLLSSDTDIFKVPESVDPAVLVPVSCSGATIAHAFDLAKPEEGDKILIQGPGPLGIFATAFAKAYGASEIIIIGGTEERLEMAKRFGATFAINRKKLSPEQRKEMVMERTHGLGADIAVEATGQPDAVSEGIDLVRRGGKYLMAGFGDPNGTVTLDCYKDIAHKNINIQGVWVSDTKHTHMALKLLLNNLNLFSELVSHRLPLDKANEALELMESKKATKVVLTP; from the coding sequence ATAATGCCATTTGCTATGGTACTGGAAGAGTTCAATAAACCCCTGGTCTTGAGGGAGTTTCCTGAACCGGATTTAAAGCCTGGGGAGGTATTGGTAAAAATTGAAGCTGCAGGAGTATGCGGTTCCGATGTGCATATGTGGAGGGGAAATGATCCCAGGACACCACTTCCCATAATTCTGGGTCATGAAGGTGTGGGAAGAGTAAAAAAAATAAATGGAAAGAAAAGAACTGTCTTAGGAGAGAAAATCAAGGAAGGGGATATGATCCTCTGGAACCGAGGAGTTTCATGTGGCCACTGTTATTTCTGTTCGGTCAAAAAAGAACCTTCTCTCTGTACCAACAGGTGGGTCTACGGCATAAATGTGAGTTGCGGTGAGCCTCCTCATCTAAAGGGTTGCTATGCGGAAGAAGTGCTGCTAAGTTCTGATACGGATATTTTTAAGGTACCGGAGTCGGTAGACCCGGCGGTTCTGGTGCCTGTTTCATGTTCCGGAGCTACTATCGCCCATGCCTTTGATCTGGCAAAACCGGAAGAAGGAGATAAAATACTTATCCAGGGTCCCGGACCACTTGGCATTTTCGCCACTGCCTTTGCAAAGGCATATGGAGCCAGCGAAATCATCATCATCGGCGGTACTGAAGAAAGACTGGAGATGGCCAAGCGCTTTGGTGCCACTTTTGCTATAAACCGAAAGAAATTAAGTCCTGAACAAAGAAAGGAAATGGTTATGGAAAGGACCCATGGTCTGGGAGCGGACATAGCAGTGGAAGCTACCGGCCAGCCCGATGCCGTAAGCGAGGGTATAGACCTTGTACGCCGCGGTGGTAAATATCTAATGGCGGGTTTTGGAGACCCTAATGGTACCGTTACACTGGACTGCTATAAAGATATAGCCCACAAAAATATCAATATACAAGGGGTCTGGGTTAGTGATACAAAGCATACTCATATGGCCTTAAAACTTCTATTAAATAATTTGAACCTATTTTCCGAACTGGTAAGTCATCGGCTGCCGCTTGATAAAGCTAATGAAGCGCTGGAACTTATGGAGAGTAAAAAGGCAACAAAGGTAGTATTGACACCATAG
- a CDS encoding 4Fe-4S dicluster-binding protein: MADISTTYLGLKLESPLIAASSGVTGTVERMKRAQEQGIGAVVVKSMFENSISRESPTPRFKIINRNLKSQRSFVFYSYEQASEFDIDRYVEEIYRAKKELSIPVIPSINCITDDGWKEYAKKLEEAGADALELNVSCPHGSIIFTGKDNVADEMIRITRMVRQTVQIPIAVKMSAQLTAPLIVAKGLQDAGTDGVVMFNRLVGLDIDIDEEKPILHGGYAGHGGPWAIHYPLRWISEASPVLNIDICGTSGVANYADVVKYILAGAKAVEFCTAIFLEGYMIIKEFNKGLGEWMDKKGYKSIEDFRGKVSGKAILGTNEIDRRHGKVALIDEQKCIACGKCEKVCLYDSVVPSGGKFKIKDTCDGCGMCVQVCPVKAIDMVKYSNDFT, translated from the coding sequence ATGGCAGATATTTCTACAACTTATCTTGGACTAAAACTTGAGAGTCCCCTCATAGCCGCCTCTTCAGGTGTAACAGGAACTGTAGAGCGCATGAAAAGGGCACAAGAACAGGGAATCGGTGCAGTTGTGGTGAAATCAATGTTTGAAAACTCCATAAGCAGGGAATCGCCGACACCGCGCTTTAAAATAATAAATAGGAACCTAAAAAGTCAGAGGTCTTTTGTCTTTTATTCTTATGAACAGGCCAGTGAATTTGATATAGATAGATATGTGGAGGAGATTTATCGAGCAAAAAAAGAGCTTTCGATTCCGGTAATACCAAGTATAAATTGTATAACCGATGACGGTTGGAAGGAATATGCAAAGAAGTTGGAAGAAGCAGGTGCCGATGCTCTAGAATTGAATGTGTCATGTCCTCACGGTTCCATCATTTTTACGGGCAAAGACAATGTTGCTGATGAAATGATAAGGATAACTCGAATGGTAAGACAGACAGTGCAAATCCCTATAGCAGTGAAAATGAGTGCTCAGTTGACTGCACCTCTGATAGTGGCAAAGGGCCTTCAGGATGCCGGTACCGACGGAGTTGTGATGTTCAACAGGCTGGTGGGACTTGATATAGACATAGATGAGGAAAAGCCCATCCTTCACGGTGGCTATGCAGGTCATGGCGGCCCCTGGGCGATTCATTATCCTCTTCGATGGATAAGTGAAGCATCACCTGTTTTAAACATAGATATATGCGGTACCAGTGGCGTGGCAAATTACGCTGATGTGGTAAAGTATATACTGGCCGGTGCAAAAGCAGTAGAGTTTTGCACCGCGATCTTTTTGGAAGGATATATGATTATCAAAGAATTCAATAAAGGCCTGGGTGAGTGGATGGATAAAAAAGGATACAAGTCCATCGAAGATTTTAGAGGAAAAGTTTCCGGAAAAGCCATTCTTGGCACCAATGAAATCGATAGAAGGCATGGTAAAGTAGCATTGATTGATGAACAAAAATGTATCGCTTGTGGAAAGTGTGAAAAGGTATGTCTGTATGATTCGGTAGTGCCGTCAGGAGGAAAATTCAAGATAAAGGACACCTGCGATGGTTGCGGCATGTGTGTTCAGGTATGTCCGGTGAAAGCCATAGATATGGTAAAATATAGCAATGATTTTACTTGA
- a CDS encoding FAD-binding protein — protein sequence MKILDCDILVVGGGGAALRAAIAAKEYNKDLRVLIATKGKLGKSGVTATACSDRMAFHATLDHTEPGGPGSWRYHADDIYRIGGKVSDYKLAEGPGQKRKRRL from the coding sequence ATGAAAATCTTAGATTGCGACATCCTTGTAGTTGGCGGCGGGGGTGCCGCCCTGAGGGCTGCCATAGCCGCAAAGGAATACAATAAAGATTTAAGGGTGCTGATTGCCACCAAAGGCAAGCTTGGAAAAAGCGGAGTCACCGCTACGGCCTGTTCCGACCGCATGGCCTTTCATGCCACTCTTGACCATACCGAGCCGGGCGGACCCGGCAGCTGGCGGTATCATGCCGACGACATATACCGCATAGGTGGGAAAGTCTCGGATTACAAACTGGCCGAGGGTCCTGGCCAGAAACGCAAAAGACGCCTTTGA
- a CDS encoding TRAP transporter large permease, which yields MAILFLLLAVFCLMGLPVAFAIALASTYGVISAGNIPLMVVVQRMFTQIDSFPLMAVPFFMLAGNLMDRGGISLKIINFASNLVGHIKGGLAMVSVVASMFFAGISGSASADSAAIGSVLIPAMEKKNYGKSFAASLTATAGSIGVIIPPSIPMVIYAITGSVSIGKLFLGGYIPGLMIGLGLMAVSFYFAITRGYPAEPRASLKSLWKSFVESIWALLMVVIIMGGILTGAFTATEASVVAVVYAIIVGMFVYKQLKLSDLPRIFIESGVTTAVVMFCVAATAILSWILTNQQVPVKMAAAILAITQNPIIILILINIILLFLGTILDTTPAIILIVPILLPIVTKLGVDPIHFGLITVTNLAIGMSTPPVGITLFVSSGIANLPMSKMLKSLVPFWAVMVFILGLITFVPGITMYLPNKFMP from the coding sequence ATGGCCATATTATTCCTGCTACTGGCAGTATTTTGTCTTATGGGATTGCCTGTAGCCTTTGCCATAGCACTGGCTTCCACTTATGGCGTCATATCTGCAGGCAACATTCCGCTTATGGTAGTGGTTCAGAGAATGTTTACCCAGATCGATTCCTTTCCCCTCATGGCTGTACCCTTTTTCATGCTGGCAGGGAACCTGATGGACCGGGGCGGGATTTCACTAAAGATCATAAACTTTGCCAGTAATCTTGTAGGCCACATTAAAGGAGGCCTGGCAATGGTATCGGTGGTAGCCTCCATGTTTTTTGCCGGCATATCGGGTTCCGCATCTGCCGATAGTGCAGCCATAGGTTCGGTTTTAATTCCGGCTATGGAAAAAAAGAACTATGGAAAAAGCTTTGCGGCATCCCTGACTGCCACTGCCGGGTCCATAGGAGTAATAATCCCCCCAAGTATCCCAATGGTAATATACGCTATTACCGGAAGTGTCTCCATAGGCAAATTATTTTTAGGTGGATATATTCCCGGATTGATGATCGGTCTTGGTTTAATGGCAGTAAGCTTCTATTTTGCCATAACAAGGGGATACCCGGCAGAACCCAGAGCAAGCCTGAAAAGCCTCTGGAAAAGCTTTGTAGAATCCATATGGGCACTGCTCATGGTGGTAATAATTATGGGAGGAATCTTAACCGGGGCTTTTACTGCCACCGAAGCTTCAGTGGTAGCTGTCGTTTATGCTATCATTGTAGGCATGTTTGTCTATAAGCAGTTGAAATTAAGCGACCTTCCCAGGATTTTCATCGAAAGCGGTGTAACCACAGCGGTGGTAATGTTCTGTGTGGCCGCTACAGCCATACTATCATGGATTTTAACAAACCAGCAGGTTCCAGTTAAAATGGCTGCTGCAATTTTAGCTATTACGCAAAATCCAATTATAATATTGATATTAATTAATATAATACTATTATTTTTAGGCACAATTCTTGATACCACACCGGCTATTATCCTAATAGTTCCCATCCTGTTGCCTATCGTGACGAAGTTGGGGGTAGATCCCATACATTTTGGCCTCATAACTGTTACAAACCTGGCTATAGGTATGAGCACTCCACCGGTAGGTATTACTCTATTTGTATCGTCCGGTATCGCAAACTTGCCTATGTCAAAAATGTTAAAATCCTTAGTGCCCTTTTGGGCTGTAATGGTTTTCATACTCGGATTGATCACATTTGTTCCGGGAATAACCATGTATTTACCAAACAAGTTCATGCCATAA
- a CDS encoding dimethylsulfonioproprionate lyase family protein, which yields MKINNIDFLKGTDFPAGRHTRVLVGPGAQIEAQNFVMGHVTIYPGGCVPLHSHEQEEVYLILSGKGLIFINDLNLPLF from the coding sequence TTGAAGATAAATAATATTGATTTTTTAAAGGGTACCGACTTTCCTGCAGGCAGACATACTCGAGTGTTGGTAGGCCCCGGAGCTCAGATCGAAGCTCAGAATTTTGTCATGGGGCATGTAACAATATATCCCGGGGGATGTGTGCCGTTACATTCCCATGAGCAGGAAGAAGTATATTTGATTTTAAGTGGAAAAGGCTTAATTTTTATTAATGATTTAAATCTACCTTTATTTTAA
- a CDS encoding TRAP transporter small permease: protein MEALRKYLIKFEEHLLFLLMGVMTVVTFAQVFFRFVLNSPLAWSEELARYLFVWITFIGASVALHRWGHFQVDIVVNLFPDKVKRITEIVVYLLIMIFAFIMVYYGFILVQYTSTQLSPALQLNMAIPYFALPLSGILIFFHTLERLLFKDNGGKGEEK from the coding sequence ATGGAGGCTTTGAGAAAATATCTTATCAAGTTTGAAGAACACCTTCTTTTTCTGCTCATGGGGGTAATGACGGTAGTTACTTTTGCGCAAGTTTTTTTCCGGTTTGTGCTGAATTCACCTCTGGCATGGTCGGAAGAATTGGCAAGATATCTCTTTGTTTGGATAACTTTTATTGGTGCAAGTGTAGCCCTGCATCGATGGGGGCATTTTCAGGTGGATATAGTAGTAAATCTTTTTCCCGATAAAGTTAAAAGAATAACTGAAATAGTTGTTTATTTATTGATCATGATTTTTGCTTTTATCATGGTGTATTACGGATTTATTCTGGTTCAATACACTTCTACCCAGCTATCTCCTGCACTTCAGTTGAATATGGCAATACCGTATTTTGCATTGCCTTTGTCCGGCATACTGATCTTTTTTCACACTCTTGAAAGACTTTTATTTAAAGATAATGGAGGGAAAGGGGAAGAAAAATAA